Proteins from one Dermacentor variabilis isolate Ectoservices chromosome 1, ASM5094787v1, whole genome shotgun sequence genomic window:
- the LOC142592653 gene encoding uncharacterized protein LOC142592653 yields the protein MGLPRLDVWFAGTDDDLPSFSFALSLSFLNSPSGILTIAEIVTGILTFALAYSSRVYVYQLSKLVVRVEPEPSIIYVIFVSFLYWFVSLLVLVSSLLSNTGINVTSTLFYVLLEAFGLVFYFSGGISLLALEAGQSVATAAGVFAIISAVLHGLHAVLVYIKRKK from the exons ATGGGGCTGCCCCGGCTTGACGTCTGGTTTGCCGGCACCGACGACGACTTGCCGTCCTTCTCCTTCGCGCTCTCCCTGTCGTTCCTCAACTCGCCGAGCGGAATTCTGACCATCGCCGAAATC GTGACGGGCATCCTGACGTTCGCACTGGCATACAGCAGCCGCGTCTACGTGTACCAGCTGTCCAAACTCGTGGTTAGGGTCGAGCCTGAGCCCAGCATCATCTACGTCATCTTCGTGTCGTTCCTCTACTGGTTCGTGTCGCTGCTTGTGCTCGTCTCTTCGCTGCTCTCAAACACGGGAATCAACGTGACCAGCACTCTGTTC TACGTTCTGCTGGAAGCCTTCGGACTCGTCTTCTACTTCAGTGGCGGCATCTCTCTACTGGCCCTGGAAGCTGGTCAGAGCGTGGCAACCGCAGCTGGG GTGTTCGCCATAATCAGCGCAGTTCTTCACGGCCTGCACGCTGTCCTCGTTTACATAAAAAGGAAAAAGTGA